A window of Gadus chalcogrammus isolate NIFS_2021 chromosome 2, NIFS_Gcha_1.0, whole genome shotgun sequence genomic DNA:
GGAAACGAAAAACAATCAGAGGTTTCTCAGAGACAGATGTCTCAGTTCCTGAACTTTGGGCTGACGCAAGCGGAGACAACACAATGAAGCTCAAATGATTGTGACAAACCAGTTTCAGTGGTAAAGAAGAGCGCCTTAGCACGGCTCCATGTTGAGGATGACATTATCATtcatcattgtcatcatcatggGCCATcggtgtggtgtttgtgttcagCCGTCGATGCGGAAGGAGAGAAGCTTCTCAGAGTGCATGTTGTTGAGGGTCCTGAGGTCGGAGAGCTTGAGCAGGACCCTGGTGAAGCGGGGCGAGTCGCCATGGTGATGATTGGGTGACTTGCTGACCAATAAGCGCAGAGCTTGAATCAGGCTCTCCTGGAGCTGCTCCACCGTGGTGAAGTTTTCGATGCCAGACCGGTctgagatggcagagagacaggatgATATTTAAGTTAAATTCCAGCTAATTTTTGCATCTCAAGTTCTATCGTCTTTTCTATCTTGACAATTTGCCAGATCTGTCAGAGGTATGGGCGAGACAATTTTATTTATATGGCACTCTTTGAACACAAAGGCACTTCAGAGTGCTTAACAGAGGCAGGTatcacattatttttttttttaaggataaTTATTTGAAAGCAAGCATTGAACAAGCAAAGCCCCCTCCCCTTTTAATTACCTGCAGATACGAGCACCACAGCGGTGAACAGGCCCAGCTCCTCCGGGCTGAGTTCCAGTGATGCTAGCTTGTGGCTGAAGTCAAACATGGCCCCCAGCAGCTCGCCCATCCCCATGGCCCGCAGGTCCTCCAGCCCATAGGTGGTGCCGGAGATAAACGTCACCGTATGTTCTCTCACGTTGAACATCGAAGCAAAGCGCACCATTAGCACCTGAGGAAGGAACAACAAAAACCATCAAATTGAGTTCAGGGTTTACTGGGAGATTAGGAATAAGGAAATCAGGGAGCAATAGAAAATGGCCTTAATTAGCAATTGATTTGTGTGCTATACGTTGAGATACATTCCTAATTCTTTCTTATACTCAATACAACAGTAGGTTACATACATCATTATTATGCTGACTGAAAATATGTATTAAAGGCTACAGTTGcacaaagatgtgtgtgtgcgtgtgttctggtTTTGTGTGTCAATACATACCTCAAAGGTGCCGGCTTTCAGCAGAGAGACCTGGTCGGTCTGTGACAGAGTGTTGAATCCTGGGATGTGTTTGGcaaactccaccacctcccggACGGCAGggctgaaggagagggagaagtccTCCCAGATCTCCTGGGAGCTCTTAGAGGGGTCTGCCCTGGGACACATGTTCATAGGACACGCCTGGACAAAGGgatggagagatatagagagagagatggagagagaaacatgCTACGTTTACATATCATTAGGAAAATGGACGAGGAGAATAGGCAGCCAGCTACATGTATATggtagatagatacatagattgAAAGACAGATAGATTCTTTCTCTTTCATTGTCTCCCTTTCATTCTTTTTATCAAACGTCAATGAGAAGTAAATCTGCAGgaatatacatttattggaTTTTGTTAATTAATCATTGATCGAGACATGCACGCGTCCactaacacgcacgcacacacagctgaCCAGAAAGCATGACCTTACAGTTCACGATAGATATATTGATTGATCTGATCTTACCAGCATGATATCAGGTTGGTTCTTCATGGGAGAGTTCTGTCCTTGCTGTGCATGCTTGCCATGCATCTCTCCCCCAGGGAGATTGCTGTGGCggtggttgccgtggtgatgcTGGGCCACGTAACCACTGgcaaagttgttgttgttgtggtagaTGGTGTTGAGTCCGTTGGCATGGTAACCACTTGAACACTGGTTGGAGACCCAGTTGTTTGTCTCCACGTTGCGGAGGGCTTGTTGGTGCTGGAGGTGTTGTTGACGACGTTGCGGCAGAGGCGTGCCGGGGTTGGTCAGTTTGTCGTGCGCATACAGGAAAGTCTCGCGGTGAGCACGCGCGATGGCACTGACGGTGGAGTCCACGCCGAGACTGGCGGGGCAGAGAGGAGCGGGAGGCGTtgatagggagggggaggagagggcgggggggtgggaCGTCAGCATGTCTTGGGGAGGAGGTGCACCCTGggtagagggaggaggcagggaggaggacaTGGCCGGGGCAGGGGTCGAAGGAGACGAAGGTGCCGCCGGGAGGGCGGGCGGCTGAGGcgggcagggagaggaggataaggaggagggaggagggggcggggaggaggagaggctggcGAGTTGGAAGTCGTTCTGCAGCTGGTTGTTGACCATGTTGTTCATGGCACTCTGCATCTCTGCCAGCATTCTCTGCTTCTCCCGCTTTGGTATGCGGCCGAAACGCACCGctggagtgagacagagagagagagggggagggagagaaagagagggggagagagagggggagggagagagagagagaaagaatacaGAAAATAGATTAGGAGATCGTAATGGCAGCACTTTCTCTCCAAAGATACCCCAGGAGTGCAGTGTTCTATAATGGAGCCCTTTATAGATTGGCCAGTGGGTTATAATTAAATACATCATGCTTGCTGCCAGCGGGGGCACCTTGGAGCATGCGCTCACCATCTCTGCTCATGCCCACGGAGAGGCACTTCTTAAAGCGACACTGCTGGCAGCGGTTCCTGTTGATCCTGATGATGGTGCAGCTTTCGTTCTTCAGACACTTCTTGTACTGGATGTTCTGCTGGATGCTGCGGCGGAAGAAACCCTGAGAGAACCAATGGAAACGTATTATTGGATGAAAAGTTGATTGATATCAAGGACTGGCTGGCTGTAACTAATTTACCATCAATGTTAAGTTCAAACAAATCTTGATCtgtattttgtttgtatgtgtgtgtatgtgtgtgcgtgtgtgtgtgtacgtgggtgcgtgtgtgtttgtgtgtgcgcacatgtcaGTATCTCACCTTACATCCTTCACATGCATGGACTCCGTAGTGGAAACCTGAGGCCACGTCTCCACAAACTTTACATAGCAGGACCATGCCATTCAGCTCTacaggaacacaaacacgcacacattcagttAGACAGCAGGTCAAAAACAATCCCCACCACTAATAGCTGGAAGAGACCTCATAGTGAAATGTCCCTACGGCGACCTGAACTGGTACTTACTGGTCAGCCTCGCCACGGACTTGCCGGGGGCTGCTCTCAGCGAGCTCCTATCGTCACGGCAACGATGGGAGCCTCCTactgaagaggatgaggaggagaaggaggaggtggatgaggaggaggaggagaaggaggaggagccgtcCTCTCCACCCGAGCCGGAGCTGGAGCTGCCACTGCtgtggaaggagggaggggaggaggaggtggaggaggcgaaAGAGGGCTGGGAGTTGGAGTTGTCGCTGTACATGGACACAGGACTGATGCGCGCCTGCGAGCCGCCGCAGGAGCCCACGTAGGAGATGACGCCTCCtgcagaagagaagagaaggaggagacaagAGAACATTGTGAGAACATTTCATGGTTAAacgttgaacacacacacaaacacccacacaaacacacacgcacgcacacagagtgAGCCAACATTTGCAGGCTGTGTATAGGGTAAGCGTGGCTCCATTCTTCAACTAGAGAGAGGTGACAAGGGGTGGCCTCTGTTTCTATGGACACGTGCCTGAGATTGACTCTGTTGTATTTCACTGTCTCTTAAGGCAAGTAGGTGGTCCGGAGGGAGGTACGCAAGCAAGACAATGGATCCAGTCCTGTTACCATGAGAACCGATTGAGGCAGGGGTCCTCAGGTGTTAACAGATGTCAAAACAACTGATTACTCGCTTTGCTCTGGAGCCAGGTACACTGCACAACATGAAAGATGGGGgggcagttttaatttgatatgTGGACAGCAGAcattttctccctctttccccaaaaccctcccaccctctttcctcctctctctctctctctctctctctctctctctctctctctctctctcactctctctctccctctccctctctctcttgctctcactctcagTCCCTGAATAGCCTTCCATTACTGCCCGACCAAGCCCTAATAAATCCCATAAATGTCCCCTGTTAATCCGAGAAACtacaatatcaaaacaaaagtgACAGGTCATAAACAATTttgtaatactaataataatgtaataattaatatgtaataTGAAAGAAAGCGTGAATGAAAGTACGAACAATaataagaaaacaaacaatgaatGAACAACTGAATGAGCCAAAGTAGAGAGGACTAAGAGCTATGATGGATGAGGCTGGATGGGGGTCTCCTTGAGGGCAGACCTCGCCTGGTAGTACAGGCTGGTGGAGCAGATGGATTCAGCCCGGAGCTGCTCCTGATATTGCCCAAATAGCCAGACATCCCCCTCATGAGCCCTGGCAGCGGAGCCGCCGCCCCCCACGGCTCAAGCCTCCGCAGTGCAGTGTTTGTTTCTCATTCTTTATTTCATAGGCAAGGATTCAAACGTTCAATgtgggaaagtgtgtgtgtgtgtgtgtgtgtgtgtgtgtggtgtgtgtgtgtgtgtgtgtgtgtgcatgtgcggtgTACTAATGTTCTATCAATTGATCGGCGTTGGTTGGaaccacacgcaaacaaacatgtGCAAACACACCAACATGTGAAAACacatgtacgtacacacacatacacccccacatacacacaccatagTGTGGTGTGTGCGGTGTCTTGTGGCGATACCCAAGACGCTAGTGTTTAGTATCTCTCTGGCAGGTGGGTGAGCCGACTagggctttgttttgtttcagatAGGGaactttatcccccccccccccccactatggCACTGAGGGCACATGTCACAGACACACGTGGTCTGTTCAGTGTTCTCATGCAAACATCGgcaacgacacacacaaacacgcacgcacacacacacacacacacacacacacacacacacacacacacacacaaacacacatacagggacacaaaacacaaacacacaaaaacacgcacactcacacacacaaataaaaaaaaatacacaaacacacatacacacataaatacacccacaaatagacacatgaccacacacaagcagacacacatactggcccacaaaacacacgcacacaaacatacatacacacacacacacacacatccatatatgTACGCAAATACATTACAGTACCATACAGAACATCTCCCACCACACTGATGTCCTGATGTAATGCATAGCTCTAATATACTCTCTCTGATAATCAATTCATCCAAAAAGGTCCCACAGGCTGAGGTTTCGCGGGGCTCCGCTTGACTGATGGGCATTGACGGATGAGATGTGGAAAGATGACTGCCGCCAGTAGAAAACACATCGGTGCAAACTTATCTCAATGGTGTTGTCATTCAATACCGTCCTTGTTCGGTTTCATTTCAACTGAATACGTTTCAGATGACTAATGTCCTTTATTTGCGGTGTTGTTCATCTGTGAGAGTGAGGTTGCactgtgtctgttgtgtttggtTCCAAGGGGACTCAGGACAGCACACTAGGACAGGGGTTGCTTGTGTAATATGGGGTTGACATCTAATATGGTGGATTCATTATTTATAGTCTCTTCTTAAACGTTAGATCCACAAAATATTGCAGctttatatatttgtgtgagagtgtgtgtgtgtgtgtgtgtgcttttttttgtgtttcagaGATGGGAGATTTAAATTGGCTACGTGTGATAAAGAAAATTGCAAAATATCTAGATAATTATAGCTGCGTCAACATAACTAGTCAAGGTAACTTGCAAACCTCCAAATACGTCCCCATGACCACTCTTACCCTAAACAATAAAGTGTAGGCAGACTAGACTCACGACAAGAAACAGAAGGGAAATCCTGATAGAGAGATAAAcccagaaaatatgttttttgttttcaaatcaatttaatttaattttttagtCATTTAAATAGGAATGCTTGGGAGCGTGTTCGAGGCCATGCCTCCAACCACGTTTGGTTGGTTTGCTTGCTGCAGCCCGATTCTCCCTGGTGTGTACTGCTAGAGAAGCTCGTGTGTTCCAGTCTATCACGCCCCGGCGCCACGTGCGCCTTCAGAACAGCAGACTCGACAACGAGACTGCCTCTATGTAGCCACGCCCATGATAACACGCCTCGTGTTTCCTCCCGCCTCTTCCGTGCGCTCACGTTTCTCCATTCATTCTGTACGCAGTACAAACACTCTCGCTGGCGCTGTCCATGGTACTGGGGGGCGTCAATTATAGGCAAACGAAAACAAATAGCCTACACTTAGATGCAGAGGGATAATTCAAAATTTAAAAAAGGACTAGGGCGTGTTAAAAAGGTTTTTATACCAGATAGCAAGAAACAAGAATCGCCCCACTTTTATTAAATCTACACGGATTTTGCACGGCATACTTAGGCTATCCGGACTCATGTATGTGTTCATAAGATTTTGAGACAAAGAGAGTTAAATCTGAGAATAAATCATCTTGGGTCGTTTGCGCTTAAAACGTTTTACGATCGGGGCGAGTATATATGGCTCTTGGGAGAGAGCCAGACAGGGCGAGCACATTGCTGGCCAACATGCGtcagagcgagagggggaggaggaggaggacacggGGTCATATGGGGAAAGGGAGGAATGGACGTTGGAGGCGGACGGGAAGATGGGAGGGCGGAGACAGATAATAATGCGGCGAGGAATTATGCCATGAGCTTGGAGCCCTACTACTATGAACCAATCGCACGAGGTCCAACGAAAAAAACAGAGCAGTGAAAACAAAACGCACATGGCTCTGTTCGCCGGTCCATGTGAACGTTGCCTGGAACACTCGCGCGTGCACATCACTGGGTTGCCAGTCCACCTGACACCAACCCCATCCCCCGTCACGATGACCTAGTTCCCCGAAATCATCTGAACACAAGAGGGTAGGCCTACCCCTGATTTCGGCAGGCTGATGTTTGCCAAACATCGAAGGCCCATGACTTATTATACACGTCACGAactatatattattaatttggcatttatttttttatcagttTAATGTTCAAGCCAATGAAGGCCTAACCCTACATTCTTATTTTTTCCTTGGGGTTACCTCAAAGGTTAATATATATAACCCCACtgataattatatattatagacCATTTTTGAGTCCATGAATACTTTACTAAGATTTAAACATTTCAACAACATCATTTTGAGCACTGCACCTCCGATCCAATTGGTCACTAGTTGGATGAATATTTTTCTGAAAGAGTTGATGTCACCAAGACCTACACGCTAAGCAATTAAAATGACCAAATATAGATTGCAACCCTTCAGCAGCTCCTTGCTGAAAGGTTAACATGAAAGGCCTACTTACATTTGGCACACGTTTAacttttattattatgtatttgcAGTCGAACATATTGAAAGCTCCGAGCATGGAGATCCATTTTGACGCACGGCAGAAGTTGGTCcattgcgtgtgcatgcatagcCTAGGTCTACATAGGTACTGTACCCACTTAACTAGTGGGGACTTTTCACCGTGACATCACACGGAAGAATATGCCACCAGAACACCGTGTGTAAGGATTGGCTACACGTTGGTGGAGCTATTTGTGAATGAGGCCAAGTGCTATTGAAAACACCAGCCATGCAATTACTGGAATGGCTCATTCAATCTTCAAATCGCAATATGACCAAGATTAAAACTTCGTTTACCTGTGTTGCTATTGTGCTTGTGTCCATTGCAGTCGTCATGTTGAGCTCCAAACGAGTCATGCAGACCTACTTCGCAATCCgtagatttttttttcagttagaAAAAAACGAAGGATCATCGGCGATCTCAAGTTATGCGTCTTCGTTTTTACGCTTTCTGTTATAGGTAAATTACGCGTGAGTCATACAATCAACTACTTTGATACGGACATTTTTTCGGAAAGACACAATTGTGTCTGTGCAGGAAGCTTTGCATGAGGCTGCTGGGCTCTTCTATTTGACTGTGATGTGTAGAGAAAAAACGATTCGTGCTGTCACACGGTCTCGGTCTGTGTCGTTGGAACTGCAGCTTTGTCCCTCGGCCTGCTTTTGCTGTCTggaaaccctctctctctcttgtctttctcttgtctctctctcgctccctccctagACAAGCAgggcgcgcgcaaaacagcagGCTCTCGGATCGCACGCGGCAGAAAACGGGACCATGGACCGCGGGGAGAGCCTCGTGCCCCAGTGACACACTTTTTTTCTACAATCACATCCCTCTGTACTTTTGAAATCCTCGCGCACGTGGGGTTGCAGCTCCACTCGAAGGTTGTGGTGCAATTAGGCTATTTAGAATATGATGACGTCTCCTTTTATATATTAGCCAATGAAAACCTAGCGAGTGTTTTTTATGACAAGGagggaaaaatatataaatcgaACGTTTCATCCATTCACCCTTCTTCCATGATCCATTCTTCATCTAATCAGCCAACCACCCTATCATTCATAATTGGTGCCATAAGAACAGGACCATTTCGAAAGACGGATAGGCAGCCCACCTGCCCAATTAATAATTATGACTCAATCAAGATTTTGATTGACGCTTGCCACATCCTCTCCCAACACCAGTTATGTTTTGTTAAATTCTCACCAGCTGTGCGAATTACAGGCCACTCGTACTGGGTCCCTGGGCCACCCATCCATAACAGACTTATCATGTGGCCTTTGAGTCCATGGTCTTATAGGCTTGCATCGCCTGGACTGGatcttatgtatttttttacattgtgtTTTGTGTCATCGTGCTCAACTCCCAGATTAAATGATTTGTCTCtatctgtcattgatcaatgcTATTTTTCACTCCAATTCCTCAACACATATGGTTTCCACTTTGATCTTTTTTTTTGAGTTGGATTGAAAGGGCTAGATGGGATGCAATGTAAATTGTGTTATTGCATTTTAACACGATATGTTCTTCACTGAACTTCATCTTACTACATCTTTATTCTTTAAACTATGATGTTTCCAGATGTCAATACAGAACCTGCTGCATAATGATACCCAGTTGGGAATGAGAACATTCTAGTTCGATTTTCGAATCCACAGCAGGCAAGTGTTGAATAATGTTTGTTTACAAATTACCAGCACCCCCAGTTCCTTAAAATGAAATGCACGTTTAAATAACGTCTGAGGGATTACTTTACAACATGAATTATTGCATGAGCAGGCGGGTACTGACCATTGTGTTTCACCTTGTGTTTAACGAACTGAATGAAAACTTTTTTGTGAATCCTAATAAACCTCGTTCCTTTGAAATACTAAGGCTGATTATCCCGCATGCAGCAGGGGTGTTTAGTACTCAGGACAGTTGGGGCAAAGCCCGGATCGCCCTTTATTGGAGAGCCTCACCTGAAAATGTGTTATCCAAGCTTTTTAAGCTTTTCTATGGTCTGTGGCACTTATTTACATTCAAGTACATGTCTTAATCATTGAAAGTTTAAATATGTACTTGAAGTTTTTTGGTTTCTTTCAAGGTTAATTATGAATTGTGATATAAAAATATTAGAAGTTGTTAGTAAGTAGAAGCATTGAGTAGCAGGAAGACGAATTCATGCATCCCTTCACAATTATACATGATGCTACagtgtacacagacacacacacacacacacacacacacacacacacaccacaccacacacacaccccacacacacacacacaccacacacacacaccacacacacacaacacacacacacacacacacacacacacacttcgaattaatgttagtatcaagaaaaaagacacaccagtggggggagatcttatgttttatttatgtttttgttataatgcacttgcatgttgcagaaaatgtgcaacagacGCACttacgcacatacgcacacacgcacacaccccagcATGCAGGACAATACATTTGACCTATCAGACCTATCCTGTCacttatttgtttccaaccagttacattttcttaaatggtggcATCATTTACATTGTAGTATCTagtttctgtgtgagtgtatgaaCACAATTATTGCTGTTGAAATTTGCGTGACAGTAGGAACTAAGGCGTTTGTGGTTTCCTTTGCATAAATAAAGACCTTTTCAGTTAAGAAATCTGGCCTAGATCAGAAAATGAGTCAAGACCTAACCGGTATCAAGGCTGTCCGCCAAAGATGCCAAATCTTCCTTATTAATTAATGTGAATGTGTCCTCACATTCAACAGTTCAACATGATGAAGTCCGTTTAGCTATCTAGTATCACAAACTTTCTACGCACTAACACAAACGTTAGCTGACACTGATATTCTTATGTCGTACACTAGGGGGCAGTACATACAATGTATCTGGGTATTTTACCTTAATTTAGAAAACGAATAAGGAAGCCCAGCGATAACAGTAAAAACATCACCGCAACAAACCATACTTTCTCTCTAATACCCAAAGACAATATTTGATGTAATGGAGGTCCCTGGACCAGACAGCGACGGAGAAGCCCACAGTTCCGACAAAAAGTCGTCGCACAGATGTGAGACTTTTCTTTTTATGTCAGATAGTATCATTAGCTCAACGAACGCATGTTTCTATAGATGTTGGCAAGTGGAAACTAGTTGGCTAAGCTAACGATAAATCGCATCCCACCTCCTGACCCTCCTCAATGGGGGCCAAATGTAAATATAACCCCAAGTAAAACGAAACAAGAAATAATGACATTTTGGCGTGTATCTCTTTGATCTCATCAGTTAGCTCATCTAGCATCGTTAGCTCGGATCAATGACCGAATCACGCCTACGCTTTAGCAGATCAACGCACGTCCGTGAACGTCATGCTATGTGTTTTCATTTTGTATTTCTTGCTCATCGTTAAAATACAGTCATTCAATATGTATATAAACAAGTCGCAGAGACCATGGTTAATGCAGCCAACTCTGAGATGAGAAAAATTAATCGCACTTCGTTTAAAGTAACGTTTTGAATATCTTCAATGTGGACTGAAATGTATTGACAATAATGTGTACAGGCCTACTGCTAAAACTTTTAATGTTAATTTCAGAGAGGATGCGATGAGAAAGGCTGGGACTCCACACTCAAAGTCCAGCACTGACATGGAGAATCATGTTTACGTCAAAGCCAAATCCCGTGTAAGTGTATGATATTAAATACTAATTAATTATAAACGTTATACTCGCATGACAATTAAGGCACAGGATTGATGTATATTTGAAAAGTTTGAGTAATTGTGAATCATTTGAATTGACACGCCTACTTGGCCCCAATACTTGACGCACAATATTTTGCATTAGTGCAAACCATTGTAATGGCTCTTTTTTATCTTAATACTATTTCATTATTGGCAACTTAGTCTTTCCCTTTGTAATTCTAGGAGGAATACTTGTCTCTGGTTGCACGTTTGATAATACACTTCAGAGACATTCGTAAGTATCATACTGTTTTGCCTTGGCTAGGGATTTACGATTTAGGGTAGACATGAACAGTTTTACAGTAAGTGATTATGCATTTCAAATTGTTTTTCAGACAAGAAGGCTCTTGGCGGTCCAGGTGAATAGGCGCATTTTCCATCTCTTTGGCCGGGATCTGTCTAACTTTAAGAAGTAGACTCCTATTGCTCATGATTTTGGCTATGCATGTTGGAGCTGTGTACTATTCTCTGTTGTCTACTCTTCTGCTAGATCCCATGAATGCCCTGACTAACCTGACAGGGGTTGGAGGGGGCCCGGGCACTATTGGCATGGGGCCTCGTCCCCCAGGTGCGCCAATGGTTGGTATGGGGCCCATGGGGCAGATGCAGATAGGCCAGCATGCCATGGGAGGGGTGGCTGGAAACCCCCAAGCCAGTGAGTGTGTTTCCTACATGTGGTGTTTGTTTTGTATGCACTAAATTACTAAATGGCAAGCAATAACAGTGGATGCTGCTGGCTGTGTTTCTGCTCTGTGAATGAGATCTGCCTGCGAAAGAGACCTAGTATATCCAAGCCTCTGCTCACTTTTTGGGTTTGAAGACGACTCCAGGGTGTTGTTCCACAAGATAACCAACTGATTCTACAtggatt
This region includes:
- the LOC130403063 gene encoding nuclear receptor subfamily 1 group D member 1-like, with the translated sequence MTTAMDTSTTGGVISYVGSCGGSQARISPVSMYSDNSNSQPSFASSTSSSPPSFHSSGSSSSGSGGEDGSSSFSSSSSSTSSFSSSSSSVGGSHRCRDDRSSLRAAPGKSVARLTKLNGMVLLCKVCGDVASGFHYGVHACEGCKGFFRRSIQQNIQYKKCLKNESCTIIRINRNRCQQCRFKKCLSVGMSRDAVRFGRIPKREKQRMLAEMQSAMNNMVNNQLQNDFQLASLSSSPPPPPSSLSSSPCPPQPPALPAAPSSPSTPAPAMSSSLPPPSTQGAPPPQDMLTSHPPALSSPSLSTPPAPLCPASLGVDSTVSAIARAHRETFLYAHDKLTNPGTPLPQRRQQHLQHQQALRNVETNNWVSNQCSSGYHANGLNTIYHNNNNFASGYVAQHHHGNHRHSNLPGGEMHGKHAQQGQNSPMKNQPDIMLACPMNMCPRADPSKSSQEIWEDFSLSFSPAVREVVEFAKHIPGFNTLSQTDQVSLLKAGTFEVLMVRFASMFNVREHTVTFISGTTYGLEDLRAMGMGELLGAMFDFSHKLASLELSPEELGLFTAVVLVSADRSGIENFTTVEQLQESLIQALRLLVSKSPNHHHGDSPRFTRVLLKLSDLRTLNNMHSEKLLSFRIDG